A genomic region of Brienomyrus brachyistius isolate T26 chromosome 6, BBRACH_0.4, whole genome shotgun sequence contains the following coding sequences:
- the slc26a10 gene encoding solute carrier family 26 member 10, with the protein MSASVAVCRNIYTEDRFRQLYGTEGKGRRSERLREKLAKRCRCSRAACLHLLRERVPIFSWLPKYRLRKWILGDTIAGLTVGILHIPQGMAFALLTSVAPIYGLYTSFFPVILYMLFGTGHHVSTGTFAVLSLMTGSVVEQLVPTPLQLNSSSTEEADFEAQRIGVASAIAFLSGVMMICMFCLQLGFLSTYLSEPIVKAFTSAAAFHVTISQLQSMLGLRLPRSTGTFSLFKTLGSVLENLPLTNLAELLISLVCLVVLVPVKELNTRFRHRLRTPIPVEILTVITATAVAYAFSLDSRYDIEIVGPIPAGFPQPRLPALDKLPLVAGDTVAITFVGYAVSVSLAMIYADKHGYSIHPNQELLAHGISNTVSSLFTCFPSSATLATTNILDSAGGYTQLSGLFTSMVVLIVLLLIGPLFHFLPKAVLACINVTSLRQMFLQFKDLPDLWRISKIDFVVWLVTWLSVVVLNVDLGLAIGVVFSMVTVICRTQRADCSVLGRASNTEIYRSIENHSKCCEVPGVKILTYNGPIYYGNRSFLREAMTRLLSLTPERIRSIEKARKAREGRDRDAIPTVESGVANTSFSSENEFFKSDNTADSEVQVVLIDCSSVNFVDVAGAKLFIQMCTECQKVGIRLYLANCNERVLKILTSSGLMNYMKPQHIFVTVHDAVVYIEQQKEKIPEGTNTIWV; encoded by the exons ATGAGCGCATCAGTAGCCGTATGTAGGAATATCTACACGGAGGATCGGTTCAGGCAGTTGTATGGTACTGAAGGCAAGGGCAGGCGCAGTGAACGACTGCGGGAAAAACTGGCCAAGAGGTGCAGGTGCTCGCGGGCGGCGTGCCTCCACCTGCTGAGAGAGCGGGTCCCCATTTTCAGCTGGCTGCCCAAATACAGGCTGAGAAAGTGGATATTAGGAGATACGATAGCAGGATTAACTGTTGGCATCCTTCACATACCTCAAG GAATGGCATTTGCCCTGCTGACTTCAGTAGCCCCCATTTACGGCCTCTACACGTCTTTCTTTCCAGTCATCCTCTACATGCTCTTCGGCACGGGTCACCATGTCTCCACAG GTACCTTTGCTGTGCTGAGCCTAATGACCGGCTCTGTGGTGGAACAGCTGGTCCCCACACCTCTGCAGCTGAACAGCAGCAGCACGGAAGAGGCAGACTTCGAGGCGCAGAGGATCGGCGTGGCCTCCGCGATCGCCTTCCTGTCTGGAGTTATGATG ATCTGTATGTTTTGTCTGCAGCTGGGCTTTCTGTCTACGTACCTGTCAGAGCCGATAGTTAAAGCCTTCACGAGCGCCGCTGCCTTCCATGTTACCATCTCCCAGCtgcagagcatgctgggacTCAGGCTGCCTCGCTCCACGGGGACCTTCTCTCTCTTCAAG ACCCTGGGCTCCGTGCTGGAGAACCTGCCCCTGACCAACCTGGCCGAACTCCTGATCTCCCTTGTCTGCCTGGTTGTCCTCGTGCCCGTGAAGGAGCTGAACACGCGGTTCCGGCACCGCCTGCGTACACCCATACCGGTGGAGATCCTCACT GTTATCACCGCCACAGCAGTTGCTTATGCTTTTTCATTGGATTCAAGATACGACATTGAGATAGTGGGGCCCATTCCAGCAGG CTTCCCGCAGCCTCGGCTGCCTGCTCTGGATAAGCTTCCGCTGGTTGCTGGAGACACCGTCGCCATAACCTTCGTGGGCTATGCCGTGTCTGTGTCACTGGCCATGATATACGCAGACAAGCATGGATACTCAATACATCCCAACCAG GAACTTCTGGCACATGGAATCTCCAACACTGTGTCCTCCCTTTTCACCTGCTTCCCTAGCTCAGCCACTCTGGCTACTACCAACATCCTGGATAGTGCAGGGGGATACACACAG CTGTCAGGCTTGTTCACTAGCATGGTGGTGCTAATTGTGCTGCTGTTAATTGGCCCCCTCTTCCACTTCCTGCCAAAG GCAGTGCTTGCCTGCATAAACGTCACCAGCTTGAGGCAAATGTTCCTGCAGTTTAAGGATCTGCCAGATCTGTGGAGAATAAGCAAGATTGATTTT GTGGTGTGGCTAGTGACCTGGTTGTCAGTGGTGGTCCTCAACGTTGATCTGGGCCTAGCTATTGGTGTTGTCTTCTCCATGGTGACAGTCATCTGCCGGACGCAGAG GGCTGACTGCTCAGTGCTGGGAAGGGCTTCAAACACGGAGATCTACAGGTCCATTGAGAATCACAGCAAG TGCTGCGAGGTGCCCGGAGTGAAGATCTTGACCTACAATGGGCCCATATATTATGGAAACCGTAGTTTCTTGCGGGAGGCCATGACTCGGTTGCTGAGCCTGACACCGGAGAGGATCCGGAGCATAGAGAAAGCGAGGAAGGCTCGCGAGGGAAGGGACAGAGATGCCATCCCCACTGTG GAAAGTGGAGTAGCTAATACATCTTTTTCGTCTGAAAATGAATTCTTCAAATCAG ACAATACTGCTGACAGTGAGGTTCAGGTGGTGCTCATTGACTGCAGCAGTGTGAATTTTGTTGATGTTGCTGGAGCCAAGTTATTCATTCAG ATGTGTACTGAATGCCAGAAGGTGGGGATTCGCTTATACCTGGCAAACTGTAATG AGAGAGTGCTGAAGATCCTGACCTCAAGTGGCCTGATGAACTACATGAAACCTCAGCACATTTTCGTTACGGTCCATGATGCAGTGGTCTACATTGAGCAGCAAAAG GAGAAGATTCCAGAAGGCACCAACACTATCTGGGTCTGA